A DNA window from Labrus mixtus chromosome 4, fLabMix1.1, whole genome shotgun sequence contains the following coding sequences:
- the rasgrf1 gene encoding ras-specific guanine nucleotide-releasing factor 1 gives MQKGIRLNDGHVTYLGLLAKKDGTRRGCLSKKSSDNTKWHTKWFALLQNMLFYFENESSSRPAGLYLLEGCICDRAPSPKPSLSAKECLEKQYYFTVSFTQENQKALELRTEDVKECDEWVAAISHASFRNLATEHETLMQKYLHLLQIVETEKTVAKQLRQQIEDGEIEIERLKSEIGGLLKDNEKIHASPAAAPTDDDSEIKKIKKVQSFLRGWICRRKWKTIIQDYIRSPHAESMRKRNQVVFSMLDSEAEYVQQLHILVNNFLRPLRMAASSKKPPITHDDVSSIFLNSETIMFLHQIFYQGLKARIASWPTLVLADLFDILLPMLNIYQEFVRNHQYSLQILAHCKQNRDFDKLLKQYEAKPDCEERTLETFLTYPMFQIPRYILTLHELLAHTPHEHIERNSLDYAKSKLEELSRIMHDEVSETENIRKNLAIERMIVEGCEILLDTSQTFVRQGSLIQVPMSEKGKITRGRLGSLSLKKEGERQCFLFSKHLIICTRGSGGKLHLTKNGVVSLIDCTLLEDPEGTDDESKSDKSGQDMEHLDFKIVVEPKDSQSFTVILVASSRQEKSAWTSDISQCIDNIRCNGLMMNAFEDNSKVTVPQMIKSDSTLYCDDVDIRFSKMMNSCKVLQIRYASVERLLERLTDLRFLSIDFLNTFLHSYRVFTTADVVLDKLITIYKKPISAIPARSLELFFASSQNSKLLYGEPPSSPRASRKFSSPPPLAMAKNSSPNRRRKLSLNIPIITGGKALDLAALSCSSNGYASMYSSVSPFSKTTLDINKLYVSSPVGSKIPDEGEDKKDKMEETSGGKQDLSVREESDNDHNQSDDGDAEASPIKSPTTPKNVKCKNSSEFSLFSYNNGMVMSSCRELDNNRSALSAASAFAIATAGANEGTPTKEKYRRMSLASTGFPTDQRNGDKEFVIRRAATNRVLNVLRHWVSKHSPDFEKNNELKTKVIAFLDEVMHDPELLTQERKAAANIIRTLTQEDHSDNQITLEDVTQLMGEGRTDPFESHSALEIAEQLTLLDHLVFKVIPYEEFFGQGWMKNDKNEKTPYIMRTTKHFNDVSNLIATEILRCEDVVTRVVVIEKWVAVADICRCLHNYNAVLEITSSLNRSSVFRLKKTWLKVSKQTKGLIDKLQKLVSSEGRFKNLREALKNCDPPCVPYLGMYLTDLAFIEEGTPNYTEDNLVNFSKMRMISHIIREIRQFQQTAYKIEMQPKVAQYLLDMSSVLDEESMYECSLRIEPKVPN, from the exons TACTATTTCACTGTCAGCTTCACCCAGGAAAACCAAAAGGCGCTGGAGTTACGCACCGAAGACGTAAAGGAATGCGATGAATGGGTGGCTGCAATATCACATGCCAG TTTCAGAAACTTGGCCACCGAGCATGAGACCCTCATGCAGAAGTATCTTCATCTGCTTCAGATTGTGGAGACGGAGAAAACAGTTGCTAAGCAACTTCGACAACAGATAGAAGATGGGGAAATAGAGATTGAAAGGCTTAAGTCAGAG ATTGGTGGCCTACTCAAAGACAACGAGAAGATCCACGCAAGTCCTGCAGCTGCCCCGACCGATGACGACTCTGAAattaagaaaatcaaaaaa gTCCAGAGCTTCCTGCGAGGCTGGATCTGCCGGAGGAAGTGGAAGACAATTATCCAGGATTACATCCGCTCGCCACACGCAGAGAGCATGAGGAAGAGGAACCAGGTGGTATTCAGCATGTTGGACTCTGAGGCCGAGTATGTGCAGCAGCTTCATATACTGGTGAACAACTTCCTGAGGCCACTACGCATGGCAGCCAGCTCCAAGAAACCACCCATCACCCACGATGATGTCAGCAGCATATTCCTCAACAG tgaAACTATCATGTTCCTACATCAGATATTTTACCAGGGTCTTAAAGCCAGAATAGCAAGCTGGCCGACATTAGTCCTGG CCGACTTGTTCGACATCCTGCTGCCCATGCTGAATATCTACCAGGAGTTTGTGAGGAACCACCAGTACAGCCTGCAGATCCTGGCTCACTGCAAACAAAACCGAGACTTTGACAAGCTGCTGAAGCAGTACGAGGCCAAGCCTGACTGCGAGGAGAGGACTCTGGAGACCTTCCTCACCTACCCCATGTTCCAG ATTCCCCGCTACATTCTTACACTGCACGAACTGTTGGCCCACACACCCCATGAACATATCGAGAGAAATAGTCTGGACTATGCCAAATCTAAGCTGGAGGAGCTTTCCAG AATCATGCATGACGAAGTGAGTGAGACTGAAAACATAAGGAAGAACCTGGCAATAGAGCGCATGATTGTAGAGGGATGCGAAATCCTCCTGGACACCAGCCAGACTTTCGTGAGACAAG GGTCTCTCATCCAGGTGCCAATGAGCGAGAAGGGCAAGATCACCCGTGGGCGCCTGGGCTCTCTGTCCCTGAAGAAGGAAGGGGAGAGGCAGTGCTTTCTCTTCTCCAAGCACTTAATCATCTGTACCCGAGGTTCAGGGGGAAAGCTTCACCTCACCAAG AATGGAGTCGTCTCTCTCATAGACTGCACTCTGCTGGAGGACCCCGAGGGAACAGATGATGAGT CCAAATCAGACAAGAGCGGCCAGGACATGGAGCACCTGGACTTCAAAATTGTGGTGGAGCCAAAGGACAGCCAGTCATTCACAGTCATCCTCGTTGCCTCCTCGAGGCAAGAGAAGTCTGCATGGACCAGTGACATCAGCCAG TGCATAGACAACATCCGCTGCAATGGGCTGATGATGAACGCCTTTGAGGACAACTCCAAAGTCACAGTGCCACAGATGATCAA GTCAGATTCGACTTTGTACTGTGACGATGTGGACATCCGCTTCAGTAAGATGATGAACTCCTGCAAGGTGCTGCAGATCCGCTACGCCAGTGTGGAGCGCCTGCTGGAGAGGCTGACTGACCTCCGCTTCCTCTCCATCGACTTCCTCAACACCTTCCTGCACTCCTATCGTGTGTTCACCACCGCCGATGTGGTTCTCGACAAACTCATCACCATCTACAAGAAGCCCATCAGTGCCATTCCTGCCCG GTCCCTGGAGTTATTCTTTGCAAGCAGTCAGAACAGCAAACTCCTTTATGGAGAGCCTCCCAGCTCCCCCAGGGCCAGCAGGAagttctcctcccctcccccgctcGCTATGGCCAAGAATTCATCCCCAAACCGCCGGCGAAAGCTCTCCCTCAACATCCCCATCATCACTGGGGGCAAAGCTCTTGACCTTGCTGCCCTCAGCTGCTCCTCAAACGGCTATGCAAGCATGTACTCATCCGTGTCCCCCTTCAGCAAGACCACCTTGGACATCAACAAACTGTATGTGTCCAGCCCGGTCGGCAGCAAGATACCTGATGAGGGAGAGGACAAGAAGGACAAGATGGAGGAGACCTCAGGGGGCAAACAAG ATCTCTCTGTACGAGAAGAAAGTGACAACGACCACAATCAGAGTGATGATGGCGATGCAGAGGCCTCTCCCATCAAGTCACCAACCACCCCAAAGAACGTCAAATGCAAAAACTCCTCAG AGTTCTCCCTGTTTTCCTACAACAATGGCATGGTGATGTCCTCATGTCGAGAGCTGGATAACAACCGCAGTGCCCTGTCTGCTGCCTCCGCCTTTGCCATTGCTACAGCCGGAGCCAATGAGGGCACACCAACCAAGGAAAAATACCGGCGGATGTCCCTCGCCAGCACTg GCTTCCCAACAGATCAGAGAAATGGAGACAAAGAGTTTGTGATCAGACGAGCAGCAACCAACAGAGTCCTTAACGTCCTGAGGCACTGGGTGTCAAAGCACTCTCCG gactttgaaaaaaacaacgaGCTAAAGACAAAAGTTATTGCCTTCCTGGATGAAGTCATGCACGATCCCGAGCTATTGACCCAGGAGAGGAAAGCTGCAGCAAACATCATCAG GACTCTAACTCAGGAAGATCACAGCGACAATCAGATAACCCTTGAAGATGTGACACAACTG ATGGGAGAGGGGAGGACCGATCCCTTTGAGAGCCACTCTGCATTGGAGATCGCAGAGCAGCTCACTCTGCTGGACCACCTGGTGTTCAAGGTCATCCCATACGA AGAATTCTTTGGACAAGGTTGGATGAAGAATGACAAAAATGAGAAGACGCCGTACATCATGAGAACAACAAAGCACTTCAACGAC GTAAGCAACCTGATCGCCACAGAGATCCTGCGCTGTGAGGACGTGGTCACTCGTGTGGTGGTCATAGAGAAATGGGTGGCTGTCGCTGACATCTGTCGCTGTCTGCACAACTACAATGCTGTGCTCGAGATCACCTCCTCCCTGAACCGCAGCTCTGTCTTCCGCCTCAAGAAGACCTGGCTCAAAGTTTCCAAGCAG aCAAAAGGATTGATTGACAAGCTACAGAAACTGGTCTCATCTGAGGGGAGGTTCAAAAACCTGAGAGAGGCTTTGAAGAA TTGCGATCCTCCCTGCGTGCCCTACCTGGGGATGTACCTCACCGACCTGGCTTTCATCGAGGAGGGAACGCCAAACTACACCGAGGACAACTTGGTCAACTTCTCCAAGATGAGAATG ATTTCTCACATCATCAGAGAGATCAGGCAGTTTCAGCAAACAGCATACAAGATCGAAATGCAACCAAAG GTAGCCCAGTATCTACTGGATATGAGCTCGGTTCTGGATGAAGAAAGCATGTACGAATGCTCACTCAGAATTGAGCCCAAAGTGCCCAACTGA